Part of the Mycolicibacterium mageritense genome is shown below.
CCCAGCCAGTCGGAGTGGGGTTGGGCCTGGCCCGCCGACCGGCGCATGCTCTACAACCGCGCGTCGGCCGACCCGGACGGGAAGCCGTGGAGCGACCGCAAGAAATACGTCTGGTGGGATGACCAGCAGTCCCGCTGGGTCGGCGACGACGTGCCGGACTTCCCCGTGGATCTGGCCCCGCACAGCCGGCCGGACCCGGCGCTCGGCGGGCCTGCTGCGTTGGCGGGTGACGACCCGTTCGTCATGCAACCCGACGGCAAAGGGTGGCTGTTCGCGCCGCGCGGCATGCTCGACGGGCCACTCCCGACGCACTATGAACCGCAGGAGTCGCCGGTCGCCAATGCGCTGTACCCACAGCAGCAGAGCCCGTCGCGGATCATCTTCCCGCGCAAGGACAATCTGAGCGCTCCCAGCGCGGGTGACGCAGGGGTGGACGTCTACCCGTATGTCTTTACGACGTACCGGCTCACCGAACACCACACGGCAGGTGGCATGAGCCGTTGGCTGCCTTATCTTTCCGAGCTGCAGCCCGAGATGTTCTGCGAGGTATCGCCCGAGCTGGCCGCCGAACGCGGCCTGGAACCCTACGGCTGGGCCACGATCGTGTCGCCGCGCGCCGCGATCGAGGCCCGCGTGCTGGTGACCGAGCGGATGACCCCGCTGACCATCGGCGGGCACACCGTGCACCAGATCGGGTTGCCGTATCACTGGGGTGTCGGCGGCGATGCGGTCGTCAGCGGCGACGCGGCCAACGACCTGCTCGGCCTCGCACTCGACCCGAACGTGCAGATCCAGGAGTCCAAGGCCGGGTCATGCGACATCCGGCCCGGCCGGCGGCCGCAGGGCCCCGCGCTGCTGCGGTTGATCGAGGAGTACCAGTCCCGTGCCGGGGTGACCACCGAGACCGACAACGTCCGGATCACCGACCCGGCGCGCGAGATCGTCGACCCGCCGCCCGAACAAGATGACCCAGAGAAGGAAGGATGGTCACGGTGGTGACGTCCGGGAGGGAACGCTGATGGGCCAGTTCGCGGGACCGAGCGACCCGGCCGCCGACGCGCACTGGGCCGAACACGTTGCCGAGCGCAAGGGATTCTTCACCGACACATCGATCTGCATCGGCTGCAAGGCGTGTGAGGTCGCGTGCAAGGAGTGGAACCGCAATCCGCGCGACGGCGACCTCGAGCTGCTCGGATCGTCCTACGACAACACCGGGGCGCTCGGCGCCAGCACGTGGCGGCACGTCGCGTTCGTCGAACAGAACCGCGACCGCATCGAGGAGGCCCGTGAGTCCGGCCGCGCGCTGGTGGGGCTCGGGATGCCTGCCGTCGGCGCGCCCGAACCGGACATCACGCCGCCCGACACCCCCGAGTTCCGTTGGCTCATGGCCTCGGACGTGTGCAAGCACTGCACCCATGCCGGCTGCCTCGACGTGTGCCCGACAGGCGCGATGTTCCGCACCGAGTTCGGCACCGTGGTGGTGCAGGCCGACGTGTGCAACGGCTGCGGGACATGCGTGGCGGGTTGCCCGTTCGGGGTGGTCGAGCGGCGCAGCGACGGCACGGCCGCGCCGACCACGCGGTCCGGCGAACGCAAAGGCGAGCAGCCCGAGGTGCCCAAACGCGGCATCGCGCAGAAGTGCACGCTGTGCTACGACCGCCTCGTCGAGGACGAGACGCCCGCGTGTGCGAAGACCTGCCCGACCACGTCGATCAAGTTCGGTGACCACGACGATCTGGTCGCCGAGGCCAGGGACCGTGTCGCGCAACTGCACGCGCAGGGCCTGACCGAGGCCCGGCTGTACGGCGCCAACGAGCTCGACGGTGTCGGTGGCACAGGCTCGGTGTTCCTGTTGCTCGACGAGCCCGAGGTGTACGGTCTGCCACCCGATCCTCGAGTGTGCACGGCCGATCTGATGACGATGTACAAGCGGGCCGGTGTCGCGGCGCTGGGAATGGTTGCGGCCGCCGCATTTTCGTTCCTCCGGGGTCGCTCGTGAGCGAATTCGACAGCTATCGCCCGCCCGAGCCGGCCCGCCGCCGGCGCGGCGGGGTCAAGCGCCGCCGCGGTTTACGCGGTGGCGGCGACGGCGCGCGCGAGATGCCGATGGTGCCCGAGGCCGAGTTCACGTCGTACTACGGCAGGCCGGTCGTCAAACCGCCACCATGGGGCCACGAGGTCGCGGCGTATCTGTTCCTGGGCGGGGTCGCAGGTGGATCGGGCCTGATCGGGCTCGGTGCGCAGCTGACCGGGCGGGCCAAGCTGCGGCGCAATGCCCGGCTCGGTGCGCTGACCGCGGTCGGCCTCGGCGGCGTGGCGCTGGTCGCGGACCTCGGCAGACCGGACCGCTTCTACAACATGCTGCGCACCTTCAAGATCACCTCGCCGATGAGCGTGGGGTCGTGGATCCTGTCGGCGTTCAGCGGCGGTATGGGAGTCGCCGCGGTCGCCGAGGTCGACCGGATGACGGGGGAGCGGCTGCCGCTGGGGCCGTTGCGCGGGGTGCTGCGCGCTGTCGAAGGGCCGGCCGGGCTCGAGGCCGGGGTGTTCGCCGCGCCGCTGGCCGTCTACACCGCGGTGCTGTTGTCCGACACCGCGACCCCGACGTGGAACGCCGCGCACCGAGATCTGCCGTTCGTGTTCGTCAGCTCGGCGAGCCTCGCGTCGGCCGGGCTCGCGATGGTGACCACGCCGGTGGCCGAGACCGGCCCGGTGCGCACCCTCGCAGCACTCGGCGTGATCGGGGACATCACGGCCATGAAACTCATGGAGCGCCGCATGGATCCCGTGGCGGCCGAGCCGCTGCACCACGGCACGGCCGGGCAGATGCTGCGATGGTCCGAGCGGCTCGCGGTCGCCGGCGGGCTCGGCGCGGTCCTCGGTGGGCGCAACCGGCTCGTCGCGGCGGCGTCGGGGCTGGCTCTGTTGGCGGCTTCGGCACTGACCCGGTTCGGTGTGTTCGAGGCGGGCATCCATTCCGCGAAGGATCCGCGCTACACGATCGAGCCGCAGAAGCGCAGGCTTGCCGCCCGGCGCGCAGCGGGCATCACCGACGATTCGATCACGACGGCCTGACCGAGTTTCGCGTCCGCCTAGCGAACCTCGATGCCCGACCCCGTCACGGTGTGCCCGATGACGGGATAACCGGGCACCTCGCCGACCACGAGCAGCCCGCCCGAGGTCTGGGCGTCGGCGAGCAGCAGCAGGTCGTCTTCGGAGACGTCGGCGCCGGGACGCAGGTGCGGCCGCACCCAGTCGAGATTGCGGCGCGTGCCGCCGGACACGAAGCCGTCGCGCAGCGCGTCGAGCGCACCGTCGACGACGGGCACCGCGCCTCGGTCGATCACCGCGCCGACGCCGGAGGCCCGGCACATCTTGTGCAGGTGCCCCAGCAGGCCGAAGCCCGTGACATCGGTGGCCGCCCGGGCGCCCGCCGCCAAAGCGGCCTCGGACGCGTCACGGTTGAGCGCCGTCATGGTCGCGAGCGCCTCGGCGAACACCTCGCCGGTCTGCTTGTGCCGGTTGTTCAGCAGGCCGACGCCGATCGGCTTGGTCAAGGTGAGGGGCAGCCCAGCCTCGGCGGCGTCGTTGCGCAGCAACCGATCAGGGGCGGCAACGCCCGTCACCGCCATGCCGTATTTGGGCTCCGGATCATCGATGGAATGCCCGCCGATCACCGGGCAGCCGGCCTGGGCGGCGACCGCGAGGCCGCCGCGCAGCACCTCGGTCATCAACTCCATCGGCAGGGTTTCGCGCGGCCAGCCCACCAGGTTGATCGCGACGACAGGACGCCCGCCCATCGCATACACGTCGGACAGCGCGTTGGCCGCGGCGATGCGGCCCCAGTCGTAGGCGTCGTCGACCACGGGCGTGAAGAAGTCGGCGGTCGAGAGCACCGCGAGGTCGTCGCGGACCAGCACCGCGGCCGCGTCGTCGCCGTCGTCGAGGCCGACGAGGACGTGGTCACCGGACTGTCCGACCAGCCCGCGGACCGCGTCCTCCAACTCGCCCGGCGGGATCTTGCAGGCGCACCCGCCGCCGTGGGCGTAGCCGGTGAGGCGAACGGTTTCCATGGCGTCAATGTAGCCGCCCGGGGCATTGGCTAGGTTTAGCGGCGGAGGCGTTTGGGTTCCTGGTGGTCCCCCCGGTCTTCAAAACCGGTGAGGCCGAGTAGCTCGGCCTGGCGGGTTCGATTCCCGTCCGCCTCCGCCAGTCGTTGCTGTCGGCGTCAGAGGAGGGCACGTGACCCAGCTCGACCCGCGTCGGCACATTCCGCGCACCGATCAGCTGCTGGCGTTGCCCGAGGTGCTCGAGGCCCGAAACCGGCTCGGCGAGCCGATGATTCGCACCGTGGTCCTCGAGGCCCAGGAGCAGGCCCGCCGCGGCGAGCTGGCCCCGGACGACGTCGCGACGGCCGTGGTGACCGCACTGGCCGCGCGGGCACCGGTGTCACTGCGGCCTGTGCTCAACGCCACCGGTGTCGTAGTGCACACCAATCTGGGCCGGGCGCCGCTGTCTCCCGTGGCGGTGGATGCGTTGGTCTCGGCCAGTGGATATGTCGACGTCGAGCTGGATCTCGGCACCGGCACCCGATCCAAGCGCGGGGTGGCAGCACGCCAAGCGCTGCTCGCGGCGTGCCCCGCGGCCGAGGACGCGCTCGTGGTCAACAACGGGGCTGCCGCGCTTGTGCTGGCCACCACCGCACTCGCCGCGGGTCGCGAGGTCGTGGTGAGCCGTGGTGAGCTGATCGAGATCGGCGCAGGCTTCCGTCTGCCCGACCTCATTGCGTCGACCGGGGCCAGGCTGCGTGAGGTCGGCACCACCAACCGCACGCACCTGACGGACTACGCCGACGCGCTCGGCCCCGACACCGGATGCGTGCTCAAAGTCCATCCGAGCAATTTCCGGGTCACCGGGTTCACGTCCGGGGTCGCGCTGCCCGAACTCAGGAAAATGCTGAGTGACAACGGGATTCCCCTCGTCGTCGATCTGGGCAGCGGCCTGCTCGAACCGGATCCGCTGCTGCCCGACGAACCCGATGCCGCTACGGCGCTCTCCCAGGGCGCGGACGTGATCACCGGGAGCGGGGACAAGCTGCTCGGCGGCCCGCAGGCCGGCATCGTGCTCGGCCGCGCCGAGATCGTGGCCCGCCTCGCCAGGCACCCGCTCGCGCGCGCCGTGCGCGCCGACAAGCTCACCCTCGCCGCGCTCGAGGCGACGGTGTGCGGCGGGCCCGCCCCGGTGATCCAGGCGCTGCATGCCGACCCAGACGTGCTGCGCGCCCGGGCCGAACGCATCGCCGACGCCGTGGGTGCTGCCGTGGTGCCGCACGACGGCCGCGTCGGCGGGGGTGGTGCGCCCGGCGTCCCGTTGCCGGGCTGGGCAGTCCGGCTGCCCGAGGCCGTCGCGGCCCGGCTGCGCGCAGGCGACCCTGCGGTGCTGCCCCGCGTGCACGACGGTGCCTGCCTGCTCGACCTGCGTTGCATACCCGAGGCCGACGACGAGCGTCTGCTCGCCGCCGTCCGGACCGCACTGGACGGTTGACGGTGCCGCACGTCATTGCCACCGCGGGTCACGTCGACCACGGCAAGAGCACTCTCGTGCGCGCGCTCACGGGTATCGAGCCCGACCGGTGGGCCGAAGAGCGCCGCCGCGGCCTGACGATCGACCTCGGCTTCGCGTGGACCACGCTGCCGTCGGGACAGGAGGTCGCATTCGTCGATGTGCCCGGCCACGAACGGTTTCTGGGCAACATGCTGGCCGGGCTCGGGCCCGCACCGGTGGTGTGTTTCGTGGTCGCGGCCGACGAAGGGTGGCAGGCGCAGTCGAGCGACCACCGCGACGCCATCGCGGCGCTCGGTATTCGGCACGGCCTGCTGGTGGTCAGCCGCATCGACCGGGCGCCCGACCGCGTCGACGATGTGATCGCACAGGCCCGCGCCGAATTGGCCGAGACCGGACTGCACGACGCCCCGGCCGTCGCGGTGTCGGCTGTCGAGGGCACCGGCCTGACCGATCTGCGCGCCACACTCGACGCTGTGCTGGCAGGCGTGGCGGCGCCGTCGGTCACTACGCGGGTGCGGCTGTGGGTGGATCGGTCCTTCACGATCACGGGCGCCGGAACCGTCGTCACCGGCACCCTGGCGGCCGGCACACTGGCCGACGGTGACCGGCTCGAACTCAGTCCGCGCGGACGCGAGGTTGTCGTCCGTGGTCTGGAATCGCGCGGCGTGCCGTGTGCCACGCTCGGGCCAGTGACGCGCGCCGCGCTCAATCTGCGTGGGATTTCAGCCGATCACGTGCGACGCGGCGACGCGCTGCTCACGCCCGGCGCGTGGGAGACCACCCGCACCATAGACGTGCTGCGGGTCAGCGGTGCGGTATTTCCCTACGTGCCAGAACAATTGACCGTGCACGTCGGCACCGCGGCGGTACCCGCCCGCGTGCGGCCCTTCGGCGACGACCACGCCCGGCTGGTGCTGGACCGCCGCCTGCCCCTCGTCCTCGGTGACCGCCTGGTGCTGCGGCATCCCGGCAGTCGGCGGGTGCTCGGCGGTGTGCAGATCCTCGACGCCGATCCGCCCGCACTGCGGCGCCGCGGCGACAGTGCGCGCCGGGCAGTTGCGCTGTCCGGTCTGGACGCCCGCGGCGACGTGCTCGTCGAGGTGGCCAGGCGGGGTGCGGTCACCGAAGACCATTTGCGCCGGTTGGGATTTCAAGTCGATGCCGCGCCCGTCGAGGTGCGCGTGCTCGACGGCTGGTGGGTGCACGCGCCGACCTTCGAGGCGTGGCAGCAACGGCTGCGGGCCGCGGTGCAGGAACTGCACGATCGAGATCCGCTGGCCGCCGGGCTCTCTCACGGTGCCGCCCGCGACCTGCTCGCACTGCCCGACCCGGCGCTGCTCGACGAGGTCGCCCGCGCAGCGGGACTCGAGCAGGCCGGTGGCCTGGTGCGGTTGCCCGGTGTCGCCGGCGAACTCGGCCCGGCCGAGCAGGCGGTGGCAGCGCTCGCGGACCGGCTGCGGGACAATCCCTTCCACGCACCGGAAGCCGACGATCTGACGGCTCTGCGGCTCGGCGTGCGTGAGCTCGCCGCGGCCGAACGGGCCGGCCGGCTGCTGCGGCTGCGCGACGGCGTGGTGCTGCTGCCGAACGCTCCCGCACTCGCGATGCGCGAACTGGCACGGCTGGAGCAGCCTTTCACCACGAGCCAGGCCCGGCAGGCGCTCGGCACCACGCGCCGTGTCGCGATCCCACTGCTGGAGCATCTCGACGCTCGCGGCTGGACCCGCCGCATCGACGCCGGTCACCGTGAAGTCGTGCGCTGAGTTCCCTCGGGGCTCATTTCCACTCGCGAGCAGACGCGGAAGTACCCGAGTAACACGGTTACGGGGTACCGCCGCGTCTGCTCGCGGGTCAGGGGCGATGCCTCGGGTCGTAGTTGTGCACCACGGTCTCGGGCTGCGCCACGGCGAAGTCCCCGTCGGAGAACGTGTAGCGGTACCACGGTGCGTCGTCGCACCGGCCCAGTTGCGGCCGCAGGTTGCTGAACGCGCGGTAGACAGTGCGGTACGGCTGGCCGTTGAAGTGCTCCAGGATCTCCTTCCACGCCCGCGGTTTTTCGCGGATGAGATCGGCCATTGCGGAGGTCAGTTCGTCCTCCGCAAGCTCCGTCACGTCGGCGGGCGGGTCCGCCAGCATGAACACCGAGCTGCGGTCGAAGCTCGCGCGGGTGAACTGCGGCCCCATCGGGATGGTGCAGTCGAAGCCGATCTTGGACGCCGTGCCGGGCGCGACGTCGGACCCGATCTTCGGGTCGACGGTCATGGTGTTGCCGTGCAGCATCACGGTGTCCAGGTGGGGCATGTACCGGAACGCCATCGCCAGTTGCACGGCGTTGTCGTCCCAGATGTCGATGTCCTCGTCGAACACCATCGCGATCTTCGGCAGGGCCAGCTTGGAACAGGTCAGCATGATGCCGAGGGCCTGCTTGGCATCCCCGCCGCCGTTGGGCTTGATCTTGGCGTAGGCGATGTTCGACAGGCCGCCGAGCGGGCAGCGGACCTCTTTGACGTTGATTCCCGCGAACTTCAGCGCACCGAAGATGTCGGCCTCCACCGCGGGCAGCTGCAGCATGTTGTCGGTGTACCAAGGGTGTGCGCCGCCGATCGTGGCGTGCTGAAAGATTCCGCCTCTGCGGTAGGTCATGGCCTTCACCACGGCGCGGTAGTTGTGCTTGATGCCTCCGCCGTACATGCCGCTGAACTCGCCGTACGGCCCTTCGTCGTGGGTCAGCCCCTCGGACGCCATGAGCTCGCACTCCAGCACGATCTCGGCGTTGGCGGGCACCAGCACGTCGATCGTCTCGCAGCGAACCAACCGCGCCGGGTGCCCGTAGAAACTGCCGAGCACTTCGAAATCGTCGGTGTCGGCCGGCACACCCGTCAGCGACGCCACCTTGTCGAGGATCGGCCCGCCGAGGACGATCGCGACCTCAAGGTTCTGGCCTTTCTCCTGCGCGGCAATGGCATTGATACGTGCCCGGTGTGACGTGCACGTCATGTCGAACATCTTCTCGTTGCGCGACCGGAACATGCTGCGGTAGATGCCCCAGTCATGCACGCCCGTGTCCGGGTGCCGGCTGACCACGAGGTTGTCGTTGGTGTAGGCGTGCCCGTCGCGGTCGTGGTGCAAAAACAGCGGCAGCAGTGTGAGGTCGACGTCGTCGCCGGTCAGGATCACGTCCTTGCACGGCGCGGTGTCGACGATCTCAGGTTTGACCCGGCCCTTGGCGAGTTCGCTCATGACGAAGCCGCTCTGGCTCTTGTCGCAGCCAAGACCCCACGCGTACTGATCCTGGTTGGAGTAGGCGTTGGCGAGGAACTGGAATTCGCAGTCCTTGACGTTCTCCACCAGCACCGCCGTGAGCGGGTTGGCCTCCATCACCGCGGGCAGTTCGTCGACGCGTTTCTCTTCGGTGATACGGACCAGCAGGCCCGCCTTCTCCATCTCCTCGACGAACTCGGTCAGGCTCTGCTGCGGCATGTCGCGTCCTGTTCAGTTGAAAGTGGTTGACGGGGCGCCGGTTTCGACGTACTGCTGGAGGTGGTGCAGCAATGCGCCCCAGATGGTGTTGCATTTGACGAAATTGCCGTGCGTACCCGGCCATCCGGCGTGCGTCAGCTCGACCAGGGTGCGGCCGTCCTCGGTGGGAGTGAGAACGAACGTCGCCGTGGTGCCCACGGAGTCACCGGGCCCTTGCGTGCACTTCCACGCGACGAATGTGTTGGGCTCCGACGCTGCGATCTCCCAGTCAAATTCGGCGCGGCCGGTGAATGTGAACGCCCACGTGCTGCCGACGGCGCCCGTGCCCTCGGCGAGCGGCGTGTGCCAGGACCGGACACCGTCCAGCGTGGTCAACGCGGCGTAGACCCGTTCTGGTGGTGCCGCAATCTTGATCTCGTGGTTGATGTCAGCCATGGGCCGTGCCTTCCAGTTCTGGAAATTCGTACTCGCGCCAGCCGGGAATGTCTGCCACCTCGACGACCCTGCCGCCATGTTCTTCGAGCGCGGGCCCACACACGTCGCCGACTTTCTTGATCACGGTGCCGTAGGG
Proteins encoded:
- the selA gene encoding L-seryl-tRNA(Sec) selenium transferase encodes the protein MTQLDPRRHIPRTDQLLALPEVLEARNRLGEPMIRTVVLEAQEQARRGELAPDDVATAVVTALAARAPVSLRPVLNATGVVVHTNLGRAPLSPVAVDALVSASGYVDVELDLGTGTRSKRGVAARQALLAACPAAEDALVVNNGAAALVLATTALAAGREVVVSRGELIEIGAGFRLPDLIASTGARLREVGTTNRTHLTDYADALGPDTGCVLKVHPSNFRVTGFTSGVALPELRKMLSDNGIPLVVDLGSGLLEPDPLLPDEPDAATALSQGADVITGSGDKLLGGPQAGIVLGRAEIVARLARHPLARAVRADKLTLAALEATVCGGPAPVIQALHADPDVLRARAERIADAVGAAVVPHDGRVGGGGAPGVPLPGWAVRLPEAVAARLRAGDPAVLPRVHDGACLLDLRCIPEADDERLLAAVRTALDG
- the selD gene encoding selenide, water dikinase SelD; this encodes METVRLTGYAHGGGCACKIPPGELEDAVRGLVGQSGDHVLVGLDDGDDAAAVLVRDDLAVLSTADFFTPVVDDAYDWGRIAAANALSDVYAMGGRPVVAINLVGWPRETLPMELMTEVLRGGLAVAAQAGCPVIGGHSIDDPEPKYGMAVTGVAAPDRLLRNDAAEAGLPLTLTKPIGVGLLNNRHKQTGEVFAEALATMTALNRDASEAALAAGARAATDVTGFGLLGHLHKMCRASGVGAVIDRGAVPVVDGALDALRDGFVSGGTRRNLDWVRPHLRPGADVSEDDLLLLADAQTSGGLLVVGEVPGYPVIGHTVTGSGIEVR
- the selB gene encoding selenocysteine-specific translation elongation factor, which gives rise to MPHVIATAGHVDHGKSTLVRALTGIEPDRWAEERRRGLTIDLGFAWTTLPSGQEVAFVDVPGHERFLGNMLAGLGPAPVVCFVVAADEGWQAQSSDHRDAIAALGIRHGLLVVSRIDRAPDRVDDVIAQARAELAETGLHDAPAVAVSAVEGTGLTDLRATLDAVLAGVAAPSVTTRVRLWVDRSFTITGAGTVVTGTLAAGTLADGDRLELSPRGREVVVRGLESRGVPCATLGPVTRAALNLRGISADHVRRGDALLTPGAWETTRTIDVLRVSGAVFPYVPEQLTVHVGTAAVPARVRPFGDDHARLVLDRRLPLVLGDRLVLRHPGSRRVLGGVQILDADPPALRRRGDSARRAVALSGLDARGDVLVEVARRGAVTEDHLRRLGFQVDAAPVEVRVLDGWWVHAPTFEAWQQRLRAAVQELHDRDPLAAGLSHGAARDLLALPDPALLDEVARAAGLEQAGGLVRLPGVAGELGPAEQAVAALADRLRDNPFHAPEADDLTALRLGVRELAAAERAGRLLRLRDGVVLLPNAPALAMRELARLEQPFTTSQARQALGTTRRVAIPLLEHLDARGWTRRIDAGHREVVR
- a CDS encoding SRPBCC family protein → MADINHEIKIAAPPERVYAALTTLDGVRSWHTPLAEGTGAVGSTWAFTFTGRAEFDWEIAASEPNTFVAWKCTQGPGDSVGTTATFVLTPTEDGRTLVELTHAGWPGTHGNFVKCNTIWGALLHHLQQYVETGAPSTTFN
- a CDS encoding UbiD family decarboxylase encodes the protein MPQQSLTEFVEEMEKAGLLVRITEEKRVDELPAVMEANPLTAVLVENVKDCEFQFLANAYSNQDQYAWGLGCDKSQSGFVMSELAKGRVKPEIVDTAPCKDVILTGDDVDLTLLPLFLHHDRDGHAYTNDNLVVSRHPDTGVHDWGIYRSMFRSRNEKMFDMTCTSHRARINAIAAQEKGQNLEVAIVLGGPILDKVASLTGVPADTDDFEVLGSFYGHPARLVRCETIDVLVPANAEIVLECELMASEGLTHDEGPYGEFSGMYGGGIKHNYRAVVKAMTYRRGGIFQHATIGGAHPWYTDNMLQLPAVEADIFGALKFAGINVKEVRCPLGGLSNIAYAKIKPNGGGDAKQALGIMLTCSKLALPKIAMVFDEDIDIWDDNAVQLAMAFRYMPHLDTVMLHGNTMTVDPKIGSDVAPGTASKIGFDCTIPMGPQFTRASFDRSSVFMLADPPADVTELAEDELTSAMADLIREKPRAWKEILEHFNGQPYRTVYRAFSNLRPQLGRCDDAPWYRYTFSDGDFAVAQPETVVHNYDPRHRP
- the nrfD gene encoding NrfD/PsrC family molybdoenzyme membrane anchor subunit; the encoded protein is MSEFDSYRPPEPARRRRGGVKRRRGLRGGGDGAREMPMVPEAEFTSYYGRPVVKPPPWGHEVAAYLFLGGVAGGSGLIGLGAQLTGRAKLRRNARLGALTAVGLGGVALVADLGRPDRFYNMLRTFKITSPMSVGSWILSAFSGGMGVAAVAEVDRMTGERLPLGPLRGVLRAVEGPAGLEAGVFAAPLAVYTAVLLSDTATPTWNAAHRDLPFVFVSSASLASAGLAMVTTPVAETGPVRTLAALGVIGDITAMKLMERRMDPVAAEPLHHGTAGQMLRWSERLAVAGGLGAVLGGRNRLVAAASGLALLAASALTRFGVFEAGIHSAKDPRYTIEPQKRRLAARRAAGITDDSITTA
- a CDS encoding 4Fe-4S dicluster domain-containing protein — encoded protein: MGQFAGPSDPAADAHWAEHVAERKGFFTDTSICIGCKACEVACKEWNRNPRDGDLELLGSSYDNTGALGASTWRHVAFVEQNRDRIEEARESGRALVGLGMPAVGAPEPDITPPDTPEFRWLMASDVCKHCTHAGCLDVCPTGAMFRTEFGTVVVQADVCNGCGTCVAGCPFGVVERRSDGTAAPTTRSGERKGEQPEVPKRGIAQKCTLCYDRLVEDETPACAKTCPTTSIKFGDHDDLVAEARDRVAQLHAQGLTEARLYGANELDGVGGTGSVFLLLDEPEVYGLPPDPRVCTADLMTMYKRAGVAALGMVAAAAFSFLRGRS